In Mongoliitalea daihaiensis, one DNA window encodes the following:
- a CDS encoding VOC family protein: MKYSLFIFLFVSIISMKPLKTQAQTQTQAKAKITHIAVYVKDIKSSTDFYVKVFGFPKLDEPFKDGLHDWLDIGNNLSMHIIQAPWEPVIINKHNHICFSVPDMDTFIQNLETLNIPYEDWPGNPYTITTRPDGIRQLYIRDPDGYWLEVNDEY; encoded by the coding sequence ATGAAGTACTCCCTGTTCATCTTTCTATTTGTTTCAATCATTTCAATGAAGCCACTGAAGACTCAAGCCCAAACTCAAACTCAAGCTAAAGCTAAAATCACCCATATCGCAGTATATGTCAAAGACATTAAAAGCAGCACTGATTTTTACGTCAAAGTTTTTGGCTTTCCCAAACTCGACGAACCCTTTAAAGATGGCCTCCATGATTGGTTGGATATTGGGAATAACTTAAGCATGCATATCATTCAAGCGCCTTGGGAACCTGTGATTATCAATAAACATAACCACATTTGTTTCAGTGTCCCCGATATGGACACGTTTATTCAAAACCTAGAAACATTAAATATTCCTTACGAAGACTGGCCCGGCAACCCCTACACTATCACCACCCGGCCTGATGGAATTCGCCAATTGTATATCCGTGACCCTGATGGGTATTGGCTAGAGGTGAATGATGAATATTGA